In a single window of the Callithrix jacchus isolate 240 chromosome 1, calJac240_pri, whole genome shotgun sequence genome:
- the LOC100408406 gene encoding LOW QUALITY PROTEIN: spermatogenesis-associated protein 31E1 (The sequence of the model RefSeq protein was modified relative to this genomic sequence to represent the inferred CDS: deleted 2 bases in 1 codon; substituted 1 base at 1 genomic stop codon), with translation MYARPVSHQLVPTGSSWPPPCHHAHFCEDRQKTGFRSSGRFSGKGCLRSKXEPDPSQDRGQELERTPADLPRGSGRTSVKLLEEDKQEAEGDFRRPWKNQSVSSASGDPEKKHSENKLQVHLGRKVGEIKECWIPTPVHRSQFMAKCAFPKSDTHQDPGKLASRRGGKAHVNTSQELSFLHPCTQQMLEAHLLRFRVRHRWGPDFRSLKPINVQSREAQPLPLPHSTFPRLASCESQVESVAEIATFLGNPPQNGLGDSWTTSKSVPTMSGPLPPPSPEQEEVQRAPRGSQSADIRGRSEVSPTGQEDRESQPLTCSPGGRTWHREMVPGSRETILEVSLSPAMTGNELWPESETSSLGDPCSSRVVLQELKVGSLWASAEDTLEPLEVGEKKPPAWEVTLETSMKANSGSIQVDLRSGALGTTSNPSVSTVCVAENPGQLCLRVQVVSEIKLIVQVDPEEQLPGRASGILLQDGATSLCLPGRHMDVLSAADMPPAQTPLPTSQCVSSKNTTASQGPCYLLWKGGKGLGQQEPGIPKAKSLQKSQKALGSADKGEAHRRPRSGEPGHRTKRPRTSEASGRSHPAHAREIGDKQEGIYVHPQPEKGQAPPQSNFRRQISHPLQGLPPRKRGAGQEDVLQKGRSGSDRVQSLESGPARLFVDSMADEARAIIRVVGQILVGKLGLQQGHGPSKVNYHKGDLHSQENLCSCCHRGYGHQEHSREMCVLTCSPKATPKGHDCPVKSRSSRDSNWTPHSKEPVSPAGHHHHTPWVAITSGSPIHSRRN, from the exons ATGTATGCAAGACCCGTCTCCCACCAGCTTGTCCCCACCGGCTCCTCCTGGCCTCCACCCTGTCACCATGCCCACTTCTGCGAAGATAGGCAGAAGACAGGATTCAGGAGCTCTGGAAGGTTCTCTGGGAAGGGGTGCTTAAGGTCCAAATGAGAGCCAGACCCAAGCCAGGATCGAGGGCAAGAGCTGGAGAGGACCCCAGCAGATTTACCTAGAGGCTCAGGAAGGACCTCAGTGAAGCTTCTGGAGGAAGACAAGCAGGAGGCAGAAGGCGACTTCAGGAGGCCCTGGAAGAACCAATCAGTAAGTTCCGCATCCGGGGACCCAGAGAAGAAGCATTCGGAGAATAAGCTGCAAGTCCATCTGGGCAGGAAGGTGGGGGAGATCAAGGAGTGCTGGATCCCCACGCCTGTGCATCGCTCCCAGTTCATGGCCAAATGTGCTTTTCCCAAGTCTGACACCCACCAGGACCCTGGAAAGCTGGCATCCAGGAGAGGTGGGAAAGCCCACGTGAACACCTCCCAGGAgctttccttcctccatccctgcaCCCAGCAGATGCTGGAAGCACATCTTTTAAGGTTTCGTGTGAGGCACAGGTGGGGTCCAGACTTCCGGTCCCTGAAGCCCATAAACGTCCAGTCACGTGAGGCTcagcccctgcccctcccacaCTCCACCTTTCCCCGCTTGGCCTCCTGTGAATCTCAGGTTGAATCTGTAGCTGAGATTGCCACTTTCTTGGGAAATCCTCCCCAGAATGGTCTAGGAGACAGCTGGACAACAAGCAAGTCAGTCCCCACCATGAGtggccctctccctcccccatcacCTGAGCAGGAGGAAGTCCAGAGGGCCCCGAGAGGGTCCCAGTCAGCTGACATCCGTGGGCGATCAGAGGTGTCTCCGACTGGACAGGAAGACAGGGAGTCTCAGCCCCTCACATGCAGCCCTGGGGGCAGAACCTGGCACAGGGAGATGGTCCCAGGATCCAGGGAAACCATCCTAGAGGTGAGTCTGAGTCCAGCAATGACTGGGAATGAGCTGTGGCCTGAGAGCGAGACCTCATCCCTGGGAGACCCCTGTAGTAGCAGAGTC GTCCTGCAGGAGCTCAAGGTAGGCTCCCTGTGGGCAAGTGCCGAGGACACCCTGGAGCCCCTGGAGGTGGGGGAGAAGAAGCCTCCTGCTTGGGAAGTCACCCTGGAAACCAGCATGAAGGCAAATTCGGGAAGCATTCAGGTGGATCTGAGATCAGGGGCTCTGGGGACCACTAGTAACCCCTCAGTGTCCACAGTCTGTGTTGCTGAGAATCCAGGACAGCTGTGCCTGAGAGTGCAGGTGGTCAGTGAGATCAAGCTCATAGTGCAGGTGGATCCAGAGGAGCAGCTGCCAGGCCGTGCCTCTGGCATCCTCCTCCAGGACGGCGCCACAAGCCTGTGCCTTCCTGGCCGCCACATGGACGTGCTCTCTGCCGCAGACATGCCACCTGCTCAGAcccctctgcccacctcccagtGTGTGTCCAGTAAGAACACGACAGCTTCCCAGGGGCCATGTTACCTCCTATGGAAGGGCGGGAAAGGCCTGGGGCAGCAGGAGCCTGGGATCCCAAAAGCGAAGTCCCTGCAGAAGAGCCAGAAGGCGCTGGGCTCTGCAGACAAGGGCGAGGCCCATAGGAGGCCCAGATCAGGGGAGCCGGGACACAGGACCAAGAGACCCAGGACCTCAGAAGCCAGTGGGAGGAGCCACCCTGCCCACGCCAGGGAAATAGGAGACAAACAAGAAGGGATATACGTCCACCCTCAGCCGGAGAAGGGACAGGCACCACCACAAAGCAACTTCCGGAGACAGATCAGCCACCCTCTACAGGGTCTACCCCCCAGGAAAAGAGGTGCAGGGCAGGAAGATGTTCTGCAGAAAGGCAGGTCTGGGTCAGACCGTGTCCAGAGCCTCGAGTCTGGCCCAGCAAGGTTGTTCGTGGACAGCATGGCTGATGAGGCCCGGGCTATCATCAGAGTTGTGGGACAAATCCTGGTGGGCAAACTGGGGCTTCAGCAGGGACATGGTCCCTCAAAGGTCAATTACCACAAAGGCGACCTCCATTCCCAGGAGAATCTGTGTTCCTGCTGCCACAGAGGTTACGGCCACCAAGAACACAGCAGAGAGATGTGTGTTCTGACCTGCAGCCCCAAAGCCACCCCCAAGGGCCATGACTGTCCTGTCAAAAGCAGGAGCAGCAGAGACAGTAATTGGACCCCACATTCCAAGGAGCCTGTGTCCCCAGCTGGTCACCATCACCACACGCCATGGGTGGCAATCACCTCGGGCAGCCCCATCCACAGCCGCAGAAACTGA